The genomic DNA GAGCCCGATGCAGGCCCGCGCCTGCTGTTCGCTGCCATTGAAGGCATGCGCGATGCCATGCCATGCCTGTCCCGGTGCGGCCTGGCGCAAGTGCTTGAGCACCTGGTCCACCGAGCGCCTGACATGGATGATCACCGGCAGCGCGTGCCTGCGGGCGAGTTGCAACTGGGTGTGAAAGAAATGCGCCTGCCGCTCAGGGTCCAGGCCGTCGACGAAGAAGTCGAGTCCGATCTCGCCCACCGCGACCAGGCGCGGGTCGTCGTGCCGTGCGGCAAGTTCGGCATCGAGCCGCGCAAGATCCTCCTCCGAGGCCCGGCCGGTGCACATCGGATGGATGCCGAGCGCATACGCGTCGCCCTGGCCGTGTGCGAGCTCGCGCACCGCCGCGAAATTGGAAACAGCCACCGCGGGAATGACACAGAGCGTCACACCCCGGGCCGCCGCGCGTGCCCGGATGGCGGGCATCTCGGCACCGAATTCGGGTGCGTCGAGGTGGCAGTGGGTATCGACGAAAGCGGCCATCGCGCGATGATGCCCGAACGCATGCACGACCGCGCAAAGCGTGCTACCGTGCCTCTTCCAAGCGTCGTTTTTGCCGGAGGTGCCCGATGCGCAGGCCTGCTTTCTACAGCCGCTCGACCCGCGCGCCACAGGATGCGGCGGCGCCCGGAATGCCCGACGGTTCCGATGCCGCCGAGCCGCAAGCACCGGGCGCGCCGATGCCGCCGCCCGTGTCGCGCTGGCAGCCGGGCCGCCGCAGCTTCTGGGTGCTGCTCGCGTTGT from Variovorax sp. PBL-E5 includes the following:
- a CDS encoding TatD family hydrolase, whose amino-acid sequence is MAAFVDTHCHLDAPEFGAEMPAIRARAAARGVTLCVIPAVAVSNFAAVRELAHGQGDAYALGIHPMCTGRASEEDLARLDAELAARHDDPRLVAVGEIGLDFFVDGLDPERQAHFFHTQLQLARRHALPVIIHVRRSVDQVLKHLRQAAPGQAWHGIAHAFNGSEQQARACIGLGLKLGFGGAVTFERALQLRRLATALPLDALVMETDSPDIQPQWLYRAQAQRAAGAAQGRNEPGELPRIAEVVAGLRGIGIAALAEATTRNAVAALPRLSSLIGVSVGDPQHA